The Primulina eburnea isolate SZY01 chromosome 8, ASM2296580v1, whole genome shotgun sequence genome contains a region encoding:
- the LOC140837822 gene encoding uncharacterized protein encodes MPEYDGSDRRTASGAGVTTTSVHVTALDGLVNVNSLFTVAIFVGLSLTTPGQHSLENPSACDAGLEVVKKLLVFEVVSFSFFLFSSLVAQGLKLAINLLNSKDVDEVFRAHINLKVLRFGMLASAIGSVMGCLFLMLSMVSVIEIRLGMLSCGNKSTVQAVTALIVLVTCALMVYISTAVYAFLH; translated from the exons ATGCCGGA GTATGACGGATCTGACAGAAGAACCGCCTCCGGAGCAGGCGTCACCACCACCAGCGTCCATGTCACTGCTCTCGACGGACTTGTTAATGTTAACTCTCTCTTCACCGTCGCGATCTTTGTGGGCCTTTCCCTGACTACTCCAGGGCAGCACAGCCTTGAAAACCCATCTGCCTGTGACGCCGGTCTTGAAGTAGTCAAGAAACTCCTTGTTTTCGAGGTTGTCTCCTTCAGCTTCTTTCTGTTCTCTTCTCTGGTGGCACAGGGTCTGAAGCTGGCGATCAATCTACTGAACAGTAAAGATGTGGATGAAGTGTTCAGAGCCCACATCAATTTGAAGGTTCTGAGATTTGGAATGTTGGCTTCCGCCATTGGTTCAGTAATGGGGTGCTTGTTTTTGATGCTGTCCATGGTTAGTGTGATTGAGATAAGATTGGGAATGCTTTCCTGTGGGAACAAGTCTACGGTTCAAGCTGTTACGGCTTTAATTGTTCTGGTGACCTGTGCTCTCATGGTTTACATTTCAACTGCTGTTTATGCTTTTCTACATTGA